A genome region from Ursus arctos isolate Adak ecotype North America unplaced genomic scaffold, UrsArc2.0 scaffold_18, whole genome shotgun sequence includes the following:
- the STOML2 gene encoding stomatin-like protein 2, mitochondrial, translating into MLARAARGTGALLLRGSVEASGRAPRRASSGLPRNTVVLFVPQQEAWVVERMGRFHRILEPGLNILIPVLDRIRYVQSLKEIVINVPEQSAVTLDNVTLQIDGVLYLRIMDPYKASYGVEDPEYAVTQLAQTTMRSELGKLSLDKVFRERESLNASIVDAINQAADCWGIRCLRYEIKDIHVPPRVKESMQMQVEAERRKRATVLESEGTRESAINVAEGKKQAQILASEAEKAEQINQAAGEASAVLAKAKAKAEAIRILAAALTQHNGDAAASLTVAEQYVSAFSKLAKDSNTILLPSNPGDVTSMVAQAMGVYGALTKAPVPGAQDSVSSGSSRDVQGSDASLDEEFDRVKLS; encoded by the exons ATGCTGGCGCGCGCGGCGCGGGGGACTGGGGCCCTTTTGCTGAGG GGCTCCGTAGAGGCTTCTGGCCGTGCTCCGCGTCGCGCCTCCTCTGGATTGCCCCGAAACACCGTGGTACTGTTTGTGCCGcagcaggaggcctgggtggtGGAGCGAATGGGCCGATTCCATCGGATCCTGGAGCCT GGCTTGAACATCCTCATCCCTGTGTTAGACCGGATCCGATACGTGCAGAGTCTCAAGGAAATTGTCATCAACGTGCCTGAGCAGTCGGCTGTGACTCTCG ACAATGTAACTCTGCAGATCGATGGAGTCCTTTATCTACGAATCATGGACCCTTACAAG GCAAGCTATGGTGTGGAGGACCCTGAGTATGCTGTCACACAGCTAGCTCAGACAACCATGAGATCAGAGCTTGGCAAACTCTCTCTGGACAAAGTCTTCCGG GAGCGGGAGTCCCTGAATGCTAGCATTGTGGATGCCATCAATCAGGCTGCTGACTGCTGGGGCATTCGCTGCCTCCGTTATGAGATCAAGGATATCCACGTACCACCCCGGGTGAAAGAGTCCATGCAGATGCag GTGGAGGCAGAGAGGCGGAAACGGGCCACAGTTCTAGAGTCTGAGGGGACCCGAGAGTCAGCCATCAACGTggcagaggggaagaagcaggcacagATCCTGGCCTCCGAGGCGGAAAAGGCTGAACAAATCAATCAGGCAGCAG GAGAGGCCAGTGCAGTTCTGGCCAAGGCCAAAGCTAAGGCTGAAGCTATTCGGATCTTGGCTGCAGCTCTGACACAACAT AATGGAGATGCGGCAGCCTCACTGACGGTGGCTGAGCAGTATGTCAGTGCGTTCTCCAAGCTGGCCAAGGACTCCAACACTATCCTGCTGCCCTCCAACCCCGGTGACGTCACCAGTATGGTGGCTCAG GCCATGGGTGTGTATGGGGCCCTCACCAAAGCCCCAGTGCCAGGGGCCCAGGACTCCGTCtccagtgggagcagcagagatGTCCAGGGCTCAGATGCAAGTCTTGATGAGGAATTTGATCGAGTCAAACTGAGTTAA
- the ATOSB gene encoding atos homolog protein B, producing the protein MRHVQAEPSPSSEPEAGPSQPAVRQGALQGGLLMGYSPAGGATSPGVYQVSIFSPPAGASEPHRALKRPAPPTEVPRELKRGPGLGSREGLPPEEPSTVRLLGPEGLGLGLGVTSQHFCHHGLCVVEQGGSSTSPWTSGAQSPPCPPSNASCNSLHTRDWASPDPGGQGSLGDSPGPAPLGQLHTFDTDLHSLAQIGGKSPVAGVGNGGSPWPRESPGTANGHSPEHTPPGPGPPGPCPTKRRLLPAGEALDVSSEDEGPAPRRRRGTVGHPPAANSSDAKATPFWSHLLPGPKEPVLDPTDCSPMGRRLKGARRLKLSSLRSLRKGPGLLSPPSASPVPTPAVSRTLLGNFEESLLRGRFAPSGHIEGFTAEIGASGSYCPQHVTLPVTVTFFDVSEQNAPAPFLGVVDLNPLGRKGYSVPKVGTIQVTLFNPNQTVVKMFLVTFDFSDMPAAHMTFLRHRLFLVPVGEEGNASPTCRLLCYLLHLRFRSSRSGRLSLHGDIRLLFSRRSLELDTGLPYELQAVTESPHNPRYSPLP; encoded by the exons ATGCGCCACGTGCAGGCGGAGCCGTCTCCATCCTCAGAACCAGAGGCTGGCCCTTCGCAGCCTGCAGTCAGGCAGGGGGCCCTCCAGGGTGGCCTGCTCATGGGCTACAGCCCAGCAGGGGGGGCGACATCCCCTGGGGTTTACCAGGTATCCATCTTTTCCCCTCCAGCTGGTGCCTCCGAGCCTCATAGGGCCCTGAAACGGCCGGCCCCGCCCACTGAGGTTCCCAGGGAGCTGAAgagaggccctgggctggggtccAGAGAGGGACTACCCCCTGAAGAACCATCTACTGTGAGGCTATTAGGCCCAGAGGGACTGGGGCTGGGACTGGGTGTGACCAGCCAGCATTTCTGCCATCATGGCCTCTGCGTTGTGGAACAGGGAGGTAGCTCCACCTCGCCTTGGACTTCAGGGGCCCAGAGTCCCCCCTGTCCCCCATCAAATGCTTCCTGCAATAGTTTGCACACCAGAGACTGGGCTTCCCCAGATCCAGGGGGACAGGGGTCCCTGGGGGATTCCCCAGGGCCAGCCCCTCTGGGTCAGCTGCACACATTTGACACTGATTTGCACAGTCTTGCACAAATAGGGGGTAAGAGCCCAGTGGCTGGGGTGGGCAACGGGGGCAGCCCTTGGCCTAGGGAGTCCCCTGGCACTGCCAATGGGCATAGTCCCGAGCACACACCCCCTGGCCCTGGACCTCCAGGCCCCTGCCCCACCAAGCGAAGGCTGCTTCCTGCTGGAGAAGCCCTGGATGTCAGCTCTGAGGATGAGGGGCCAGCCCCTCGGAGGCGCCGGGGAACCGTGGGCCACCCTCCTGCTGCCAACAGTTCTGATGCCAAAGCCACACCCTTCTGGAGCCATCTGCTGCCTGGGCCCAAGGAGCCTGTGCTG GACCCAACAGACTGCAGTCCCATGGGGCGGAGGCTGAAAGGTGCCCGTCGCCTGAAGCT GAGCTCCCTTCGAAGCCTCCGGAAGGGGCCAGGCCTGCTGAGCCCCCCCAGTGCCTCCCCTGTTCCTACCCCTGCCGTCAGCCGTACCCTGTTGGGCAACTTTGAG GAATCATTGCTGCGAGGACGCTTTGCACCATCTGGCCACATTGAGGGCTTCACGGCAGAGATTGGAGCTAGTGGATCCTACTGCCCCCAGCATGTCACGCTGCCTGTCACTGTCACCTTCTTTGATGTTTCTGAGCAAAATGCCCCGGCCCCCTTCCTG GGTGTCGTGGACCTGAACCCCCTGGGGAGGAAGGGTTACAGCGTGCCCAAGGTGGGCACCATCCAAGTG ACCTTATTTAACCCCAACCAGACTGTGGTGAAGATGTTCCTCGTGACTTTTGACTTCTCGGACATGCCTGCTGCCCATATGACCTTCCTGCGCCATCGCCTCTTTCTGGTGCCCGTGGGCGAGGAGGGAAATGCTAGCCCCACCTGCCGCCTCCTCTGCTACTTGCTGCACCTCAG GTTCCGGAGCTCCCGCTCAGGCCGCTTAAGCCTGCATGGAGACATCCGCCTGCTTTTTTCCCGCCGGAGCCTGGAACTGGACACAGGGCTCCCCTACGAACTGCAGGCAGTGACTGAGTCCCCTCACAATCCACGTTATTCACCTTTGCCCTGA